A window from Streptomyces sp. NBC_00299 encodes these proteins:
- a CDS encoding LAETG motif-containing sortase-dependent surface protein, with amino-acid sequence MRALGVASASAALALGLAGNALACNISEFSAEAKCDGDKGVITVTDVDPSGIPATISVYLQNNGADLKKVGEQVVKGSREGVTITFAENWKPDAEYRVHVKAAGYVDEDIKPNLTTPSTACKKEEEEPAAPSDTPTPSDSASTPAEETPAPTPPESESTAPADTGSAPSPATDDSNLAETGANSNTGLIAGIAVGLVAIGGGAVFFGLRRRGASSDR; translated from the coding sequence GTGCGCGCTCTTGGTGTTGCGTCCGCCTCCGCCGCCCTCGCGCTCGGCCTCGCGGGCAACGCCCTCGCCTGCAACATCAGTGAATTCTCCGCCGAAGCCAAGTGCGACGGCGACAAGGGCGTCATCACGGTCACCGACGTGGACCCCAGCGGCATCCCCGCGACCATCAGCGTCTACCTGCAGAACAACGGCGCCGACCTGAAGAAGGTCGGCGAGCAGGTGGTCAAGGGCTCCCGCGAGGGTGTCACCATCACCTTCGCCGAGAACTGGAAGCCGGACGCCGAGTACCGCGTCCACGTCAAGGCCGCGGGCTACGTCGACGAGGACATCAAGCCGAACCTCACGACCCCGTCGACGGCCTGCAAGAAGGAAGAGGAGGAGCCGGCGGCTCCGTCGGACACTCCGACCCCGTCGGACTCCGCCTCGACCCCGGCCGAGGAGACCCCCGCTCCGACGCCCCCGGAGAGCGAGAGCACCGCTCCCGCGGACACGGGCAGCGCCCCGTCCCCGGCGACCGATGACTCCAACCTCGCCGAGACCGGTGCGAACTCCAACACCGGCCTGATCGCCGGCATCGCGGTCGGCCTGGTGGCCATCGGTGGCGGCGCGGTCTTCTTCGGACTGCGGCGCCGCGGGGCGAGCAGCGACCGCTGA
- the frr gene encoding ribosome recycling factor: MIEETLLEAEEKMEKAVVVAKEDFAAIRTGRAHPAMFNKIVADYYGAPTPINQLASFSVPEPRMAVVTPFDKSALRNIEQAIRDSDLGVNPSNDGNIIRVVFPELTEERRRDYIKVAKGKGEDAKVSIRSVRRKAKDAIDKLIKDGEIGEDEGRRAEKELDDTTHKYVAQVDELLKHKEAELLEV, translated from the coding sequence GTGATCGAAGAGACCCTCCTCGAGGCCGAGGAGAAGATGGAGAAGGCCGTCGTGGTCGCCAAGGAGGACTTCGCCGCGATCCGCACCGGCCGTGCGCACCCGGCGATGTTCAACAAGATCGTGGCCGACTACTACGGTGCGCCGACGCCGATCAACCAGCTGGCTTCGTTCTCCGTGCCGGAGCCGCGCATGGCCGTCGTGACCCCGTTCGACAAGAGCGCGCTGCGCAACATCGAGCAGGCGATCCGCGACTCCGACCTCGGAGTCAACCCGAGCAACGACGGCAACATCATCCGAGTGGTGTTCCCCGAGCTCACCGAGGAGCGTCGCCGCGACTACATCAAGGTCGCCAAGGGCAAGGGCGAGGACGCCAAGGTGTCCATCCGCTCCGTCCGCCGCAAGGCCAAGGACGCCATCGACAAGCTGATCAAGGACGGCGAGATCGGCGAGGACGAGGGCCGCCGCGCGGAGAAGGAGCTCGACGACACCACGCACAAGTACGTTGCTCAGGTGGACGAGCTCCTCAAGCACAAGGAAGCCGAGCTGCTCGAGGTCTGA
- a CDS encoding maleylpyruvate isomerase family mycothiol-dependent enzyme, translating to MTSLPHDRYCDEIAHQIGLLRAVVTSGADLSATVPTCPDWSLEQLVRHTGGALRWVELTVRTRAEEEIPEEQVPGFAGPEGEGDAAALDAWLAQTGEMIVGTLREAGPDAKVWGWAGVLNAGFWARRVTHEITIHRADATLAAGLPYEVAPDIAADAIDEWLEIVEWAQRTLPDDPARELRRPGSSIHLHATDSTPELNAEWFIELDHDVVAWWRGHEKATVALRGPLTAVLLAFYRRLPLDSPELEVLGERELLEFWLERATFG from the coding sequence ATGACGTCACTCCCGCATGATCGATACTGCGACGAAATCGCCCATCAGATCGGCCTGTTGAGGGCCGTCGTGACCTCGGGCGCCGACCTGTCGGCCACCGTGCCCACCTGCCCGGACTGGTCGCTGGAGCAGCTCGTGCGGCACACGGGCGGCGCCCTGCGCTGGGTGGAGCTGACCGTGCGGACCCGGGCCGAGGAGGAGATCCCGGAGGAGCAGGTGCCGGGGTTCGCCGGCCCGGAGGGTGAGGGTGACGCCGCCGCGCTCGACGCCTGGCTCGCGCAGACCGGCGAGATGATCGTCGGCACGCTGCGGGAGGCCGGTCCCGACGCCAAGGTGTGGGGCTGGGCCGGCGTACTGAACGCCGGATTCTGGGCCAGGCGTGTGACCCACGAGATCACGATCCACCGCGCGGACGCGACCCTCGCCGCCGGCCTGCCCTACGAGGTCGCGCCCGACATCGCCGCCGACGCGATCGACGAGTGGCTGGAGATCGTCGAATGGGCGCAGCGGACCCTGCCGGACGATCCGGCGCGGGAGCTGCGCCGGCCCGGGAGCAGCATCCATCTGCACGCCACGGACAGCACCCCCGAGCTGAACGCCGAATGGTTCATCGAACTCGACCACGACGTCGTCGCCTGGTGGCGCGGCCACGAGAAGGCGACCGTCGCGCTCCGCGGCCCGCTCACCGCCGTACTGCTCGCCTTCTACCGTCGACTGCCGCTGGACAGCCCGGAGTTGGAGGTCCTCGGCGAGCGGGAGCTGCTGGAGTTCTGGCTGGAGCGGGCGACGTTCGGCTGA
- a CDS encoding ABC transporter ATP-binding protein, with the protein MLLSLADATVRFDGRAVLDGVGLDVAEHEIVCVLGPSGSGKSTLLRVVAGLQPLDQGRVLLDGRDQAGVPAHKRGVGLMFQDHQLFPQRDVGGNVAFGARMHGSSNSEQADRVRELLDLVGLPGAARRAVASLSGGEQQRVALARALAPRPRLLMLDEPLGQLDRSLRERLVVELRELFGRLGTTVLAVTHDQGEAFALADRVVVMRDGRIAQTGTPLEVWQRPVDEFVARFLGFDNVVEGTVAGEAADTPWGKLPVGEDAAQGTRTLLVRPAGVRLVSPDSGLRCTVTARTFRGTHVAVHLQPEGAPRLEAACALREAPEVGDAVGAEFDAAEIVLLG; encoded by the coding sequence ATGCTGCTGAGCCTTGCGGACGCGACGGTCCGGTTCGACGGGCGGGCCGTGCTGGACGGGGTCGGCCTCGACGTCGCCGAGCACGAGATCGTGTGCGTGCTGGGGCCGAGCGGCAGCGGCAAGTCGACGCTGCTGCGGGTGGTGGCCGGGCTCCAGCCACTGGACCAGGGCCGGGTGTTGCTCGACGGGCGGGACCAGGCGGGGGTGCCCGCGCACAAGCGGGGCGTCGGCCTGATGTTCCAGGACCATCAGCTCTTCCCGCAGCGGGACGTCGGCGGCAACGTGGCGTTCGGGGCACGGATGCACGGCTCCTCGAACTCCGAACAGGCCGATCGGGTAAGGGAGTTGCTCGACCTGGTCGGACTGCCGGGCGCCGCCCGCCGTGCCGTCGCCTCCCTGTCCGGCGGTGAGCAGCAGCGCGTGGCGCTGGCCCGTGCGCTCGCGCCCCGGCCGCGGTTGCTGATGCTGGACGAGCCGCTGGGCCAGCTCGACCGCTCGCTGCGGGAGCGGCTCGTGGTCGAACTGCGGGAACTGTTCGGCCGGTTGGGCACCACGGTGCTGGCCGTGACGCATGACCAGGGCGAGGCCTTCGCGCTCGCCGACCGGGTCGTGGTGATGCGGGACGGGCGGATCGCCCAGACCGGTACGCCTCTTGAGGTGTGGCAGCGTCCGGTGGACGAGTTCGTGGCCCGCTTCCTCGGCTTCGACAACGTCGTCGAGGGAACGGTCGCCGGAGAGGCCGCGGACACCCCCTGGGGCAAGCTTCCCGTGGGCGAGGACGCCGCACAGGGCACCCGGACGCTGCTCGTACGGCCGGCCGGGGTGCGGCTCGTGTCCCCGGACTCGGGGCTGCGCTGCACGGTCACGGCGCGCACGTTCAGGGGCACGCATGTCGCCGTGCACCTCCAGCCGGAGGGCGCGCCGCGCCTGGAGGCGGCGTGTGCGCTGCGGGAGGCGCCCGAGGTCGGGGACGCCGTCGGCGCGGAGTTCGACGCGGCGGAAATTGTGCTGCTGGGCTGA
- a CDS encoding thiamine ABC transporter substrate-binding protein: MSITKKSTVKSVALAVGLGLVALPALSACGSSDADSGSGSGGSKTVTLVSHDSWAVSKSVLAAFEKQSGYKVRVLEDGDAGQAVNKAILTKDNPQGDVFFGVDNTLLSRALDNGLFQSYEAKGSDLVLPEYRVDRDKHRVTPIDTGDICVNYDKAYFSKHKLTPPSSFDDLIKPEYKNLLVTENASASSPGLGFLLGTAAEYGDDGWQDYWKKLKANGVKVVDGWEQAYNEEFSGSAGGKKAKGDRPLVVSYASSPPAEVIYADPKPTTAPTGVATGTCFRQVEYAGLLSNAENAEGGKALLDFMLTKTFQDDMPLNMFVYPVREAAQVPPEFTKYGPQAKNPETLDPAKIADNRDDWVKSWTSLVLK, encoded by the coding sequence GTGAGCATCACCAAGAAGTCCACGGTGAAGTCCGTGGCCCTGGCCGTCGGGCTGGGCCTCGTCGCGCTGCCCGCGCTGTCCGCGTGCGGGTCGTCCGACGCCGACAGCGGCAGCGGCAGCGGCGGGTCCAAGACCGTCACGCTCGTCAGCCATGACTCGTGGGCCGTCTCGAAGAGCGTCCTCGCCGCCTTCGAGAAGCAGTCCGGCTACAAGGTCAGGGTCCTGGAGGACGGCGACGCCGGGCAGGCCGTCAACAAGGCCATCCTCACCAAGGACAACCCGCAGGGCGACGTCTTCTTCGGCGTCGACAACACCCTGCTCTCGCGGGCGCTCGACAACGGGCTGTTCCAGTCGTACGAGGCCAAGGGCTCCGACCTGGTCCTGCCCGAGTACCGGGTCGACCGGGACAAGCACCGGGTCACCCCGATCGACACCGGCGACATCTGCGTCAACTACGACAAGGCGTACTTCAGCAAGCACAAGCTGACCCCGCCGAGCTCCTTCGACGACCTGATCAAGCCCGAGTACAAGAACCTCCTCGTCACCGAGAACGCCTCCGCCTCCTCGCCCGGCCTCGGCTTCCTGCTCGGCACCGCCGCCGAGTACGGGGATGACGGCTGGCAGGACTACTGGAAGAAGCTCAAGGCCAACGGCGTGAAGGTCGTCGACGGCTGGGAGCAGGCGTACAACGAAGAGTTCTCCGGGTCCGCCGGCGGCAAGAAGGCCAAGGGCGACCGTCCGCTCGTCGTGTCGTACGCCTCCTCGCCGCCCGCCGAGGTGATCTACGCCGATCCGAAGCCGACGACCGCGCCGACGGGCGTCGCGACCGGCACCTGCTTCCGGCAGGTCGAGTACGCGGGTCTGCTCAGCAATGCCGAGAACGCCGAGGGCGGCAAGGCGCTGCTCGACTTCATGCTGACCAAGACGTTCCAGGACGACATGCCGCTGAACATGTTCGTCTACCCGGTGCGCGAGGCTGCCCAGGTACCGCCGGAATTCACGAAGTACGGCCCGCAGGCCAAGAACCCCGAGACCCTGGACCCGGCGAAGATCGCCGACAACCGTGACGACTGGGTCAAGTCGTGGACCTCGCTCGTACTGAAGTAG
- a CDS encoding ABC transporter permease, translating into MAVPVAFFAVFFALPVAAIVARGLKVDGVWRFGRLLDVLGQSDIRHVLWFTTWQALASTALTLLIALPGAYVFARFDFPGKQILRAVVTVPFVLPTVVVGTAFLALVGRGGLLDELWGVRLDTTVWAILLAHVFFNYAVVVRTVGGLWSQLDPRQEEAARMLGASRLTAWRTVTLPALGPAVAAAALMVFLFTFTSFGVVQILGGPTFSTLEVEIYRQTSEIFDLSTAAVLTIVQFLAVGAVLAVHAWTVRRRESALRLVDASVTARRPRGAGQWSLLAGVLVVVAVLLVLPLAVLVQRSLDVPDFGYYRALTSADGGVFLVPPIEAIGNSLQYAVVATFIAVLIGGLAAAALTRRDAGRFVRGFDALLMLPLGVSAVTVGFGFLIALDEPPLDLRSTWILVPLAQALVGVPFVVRTMLPVLRAVDQRLREAASVLGASPWRVWREVDLPMVRRALLIAAGFAFAVSLGEFGATVFVARPDNPTLPVAVAKLLGRAGDLNYGQAMALSTILMIVCAVALLVLERLRTDRTGEF; encoded by the coding sequence ATCGCCGTGCCCGTCGCGTTCTTCGCGGTCTTCTTCGCCCTTCCCGTCGCCGCGATCGTCGCGCGCGGCCTGAAGGTCGACGGGGTCTGGCGGTTCGGGCGTCTCCTGGACGTGCTCGGGCAGTCCGACATCCGGCACGTCCTGTGGTTCACCACCTGGCAGGCGCTCGCCTCCACCGCGCTGACCCTGCTGATCGCGCTGCCGGGCGCCTACGTCTTCGCCCGTTTCGACTTCCCCGGCAAACAGATCCTGCGGGCCGTGGTGACCGTCCCCTTCGTGCTGCCGACCGTCGTCGTGGGTACGGCGTTCCTCGCGCTCGTCGGCCGCGGCGGACTCCTGGACGAGCTGTGGGGCGTACGGCTCGACACCACCGTGTGGGCCATCCTGCTCGCGCATGTCTTCTTCAACTACGCCGTCGTCGTACGGACGGTCGGCGGGCTCTGGTCGCAGCTCGACCCGCGGCAGGAGGAGGCCGCGCGGATGCTGGGCGCGTCACGCCTCACCGCCTGGCGGACCGTCACCCTCCCGGCCCTGGGCCCCGCCGTGGCCGCCGCCGCGCTGATGGTCTTCCTGTTCACCTTCACCTCCTTCGGTGTGGTGCAGATCCTCGGCGGCCCGACGTTCTCGACGCTCGAAGTCGAGATCTACCGGCAGACGTCCGAGATCTTCGACCTGTCCACGGCCGCCGTTCTGACGATCGTCCAGTTCCTCGCCGTCGGCGCGGTCCTCGCCGTGCACGCCTGGACGGTACGGCGACGGGAGAGCGCCCTGCGCCTGGTGGACGCGTCGGTGACAGCGCGGCGGCCGCGCGGCGCCGGGCAGTGGTCGCTGCTGGCCGGTGTCCTGGTCGTCGTCGCCGTACTCCTGGTGCTGCCGCTGGCCGTGCTGGTGCAGCGGTCGCTGGACGTGCCCGACTTCGGCTACTACCGGGCGCTGACCAGTGCCGACGGCGGGGTCTTCCTCGTCCCGCCCATCGAGGCGATCGGCAATTCCCTGCAGTACGCCGTCGTCGCCACCTTCATCGCCGTGCTGATCGGCGGTCTGGCCGCGGCCGCGCTGACCCGGCGGGACGCGGGCCGGTTCGTGCGCGGTTTCGACGCGCTGCTGATGCTGCCGCTCGGGGTGTCCGCGGTGACGGTGGGGTTCGGGTTCCTGATCGCACTGGACGAGCCGCCGCTGGACCTCAGAAGTACGTGGATCCTCGTCCCGCTCGCCCAGGCGCTGGTCGGCGTGCCGTTCGTCGTACGGACCATGCTGCCCGTGCTGCGCGCCGTGGACCAGCGGCTGCGCGAGGCGGCTTCGGTGCTGGGGGCGTCGCCGTGGCGGGTCTGGCGTGAGGTGGACCTGCCGATGGTACGGCGGGCGCTGCTGATCGCGGCCGGGTTCGCCTTCGCGGTGTCGCTGGGCGAGTTCGGGGCGACCGTGTTCGTCGCGCGGCCTGACAACCCGACCCTGCCGGTGGCCGTGGCGAAGCTCCTCGGGCGGGCCGGCGATCTCAACTACGGCCAGGCTATGGCCCTTTCGACGATTCTGATGATCGTGTGCGCGGTGGCGCTGCTGGTGCTGGAGCGGCTGCGCACCGACCGGACGGGGGAGTTCTAG
- a CDS encoding phosphatidate cytidylyltransferase — protein sequence MNDSSWGAPPQAGQAGHAGYWGTTARGPVQGAAPAGPAYDAPEAQQTRPMPIVPDVPAYGGDQDDDRGAARLSGPLFREQPPRTRPYDTSQARPSEAAQQNPEPMHDSPQPAPPPQKKSAGRDLGAAIGVAVGLGVVIVASLFVVKAVFVGVVAVAVVVGLWELTKRLEERKGIKAPLVPLALGGAAMVVAGYARGAEGAWAAMALTSLAVLVWRMTEPPEGYLKDVTAGVFAAFYVPFLATFVAMMLTADDGPWRVLTFLLLTVVSDTGAYAVGWRFGTHKLAPRISPGKTREGLLGAVSFAMVAGALCMQFLIDDGTWWQGLLLGLAVAATATLGDLGESMIKRDLGIKDMGTLLPGHGGIMDRLDSLLPTAPVVWLLMVLFVGSG from the coding sequence ATGAACGACTCTTCCTGGGGGGCGCCGCCACAAGCCGGGCAGGCCGGTCATGCCGGGTACTGGGGGACCACCGCGCGTGGACCTGTCCAGGGGGCTGCCCCGGCGGGTCCCGCGTACGATGCGCCTGAGGCGCAGCAGACTCGCCCCATGCCCATCGTGCCCGACGTACCCGCGTATGGCGGAGACCAGGATGACGATCGGGGGGCCGCTCGGCTGAGCGGCCCCTTGTTCCGCGAACAGCCGCCCCGTACGCGGCCGTACGACACGTCGCAGGCGCGGCCCTCCGAGGCGGCGCAGCAGAATCCGGAGCCCATGCACGACTCCCCGCAGCCGGCGCCCCCGCCGCAGAAGAAGAGCGCGGGGCGCGACCTGGGTGCGGCCATAGGGGTCGCTGTCGGGCTCGGCGTGGTGATCGTCGCGTCGCTGTTCGTCGTCAAGGCCGTGTTCGTCGGTGTGGTCGCGGTCGCCGTGGTCGTGGGCCTGTGGGAACTGACCAAGCGGCTGGAGGAGCGCAAGGGCATCAAGGCGCCCCTCGTCCCCCTCGCGCTCGGCGGTGCGGCCATGGTGGTCGCCGGGTACGCCCGGGGTGCCGAGGGCGCCTGGGCGGCGATGGCGCTGACTTCGCTGGCCGTGCTGGTCTGGCGGATGACGGAGCCGCCGGAGGGTTATCTCAAGGACGTCACCGCGGGCGTCTTCGCGGCGTTCTACGTGCCGTTCCTGGCGACGTTCGTCGCGATGATGCTGACCGCCGACGACGGACCCTGGCGGGTCCTGACGTTCCTGCTCCTGACGGTCGTCAGCGACACCGGCGCGTATGCCGTCGGCTGGCGCTTCGGCACGCACAAGCTCGCCCCGCGCATCAGCCCCGGCAAGACCCGCGAGGGCCTGCTCGGCGCGGTGAGCTTCGCGATGGTGGCGGGCGCGCTGTGCATGCAGTTCCTCATCGACGACGGCACCTGGTGGCAGGGCCTGCTCCTGGGCCTCGCGGTCGCGGCCACCGCCACGCTCGGTGACCTCGGCGAGTCGATGATCAAGCGGGACCTGGGCATCAAGGACATGGGCACGCTGCTGCCGGGCCACGGCGGGATCATGGACCGACTGGACTCCCTGCTGCCGACGGCGCCGGTGGTGTGGCTGCTGATGGTGCTGTTCGTGGGCTCGGGTTGA
- a CDS encoding LOG family protein has product MQTMPAHAAHHNDREIETLEEFDATVSARGSLAGFRIQAVDLTDRTRELLTADTAGAVFLGCPMREEAAAKIRTDGALVFPPVPDLPFDPYRGMVYSPDDLFASLADGYENTPDAHAYAWFQRTKADRDIHASMLRAIHDDSISDALDELLSGARVVGVMGGHAMRRGTQAYEGAARLGRELARAGFTVATGGGPGAMEAANLGAYAAPHDDEMLGDALRLLAKEPQFTPSITEWATAAFEVRSRWPQGGRSVGIPTWFYGHEPPNPFASHIAKYFANATREDGLLARSNAGVVFLPGAAGTVQEIFDNATPNYYESRGEPTPMVLVNKAHWTQKLPTWPLLQALARDRSMESRIALVDRIEQAPQALKRISEQ; this is encoded by the coding sequence GTGCAGACGATGCCCGCCCATGCGGCCCACCACAACGACCGTGAGATCGAGACGCTGGAGGAGTTCGACGCGACCGTCTCGGCGCGCGGCTCCCTCGCCGGATTCCGTATCCAGGCCGTCGACCTGACGGACCGTACGCGCGAGTTGCTCACCGCGGACACGGCGGGCGCCGTCTTCCTGGGCTGCCCCATGCGCGAGGAGGCGGCGGCGAAGATCCGCACGGACGGCGCCCTGGTCTTCCCGCCGGTCCCCGACCTGCCCTTCGACCCGTACCGGGGCATGGTCTACTCGCCCGACGATCTCTTCGCGTCACTGGCGGACGGCTACGAGAACACGCCCGACGCCCACGCGTACGCCTGGTTCCAGCGGACCAAGGCCGACCGCGACATCCACGCCTCCATGCTCCGCGCGATCCACGACGACTCCATATCGGACGCGCTCGACGAACTCCTGTCCGGCGCCCGGGTGGTGGGCGTCATGGGCGGCCACGCGATGCGGCGCGGCACGCAGGCGTACGAGGGGGCCGCGCGGCTCGGCCGGGAACTGGCCCGCGCCGGTTTCACGGTCGCCACCGGCGGCGGCCCGGGCGCGATGGAGGCGGCGAACCTCGGCGCGTACGCCGCCCCGCACGACGACGAGATGCTGGGCGACGCCCTCCGACTCCTGGCGAAGGAGCCCCAGTTCACGCCCTCGATCACCGAGTGGGCGACGGCCGCCTTCGAGGTGCGCAGCCGCTGGCCGCAGGGCGGCCGCTCCGTCGGCATCCCGACCTGGTTCTACGGCCACGAGCCGCCGAACCCCTTCGCCTCCCACATCGCGAAGTACTTCGCCAACGCCACCCGCGAGGACGGCCTCCTGGCCCGCTCGAACGCGGGCGTCGTCTTCCTGCCGGGCGCCGCCGGCACCGTGCAGGAGATCTTCGACAACGCGACGCCTAACTACTACGAGTCGCGCGGCGAGCCCACCCCCATGGTGCTCGTGAACAAGGCCCACTGGACTCAGAAGCTGCCGACCTGGCCGCTGTTGCAGGCCCTCGCCCGGGATCGGTCGATGGAGTCCCGTATCGCCCTCGTCGACCGGATCGAGCAGGCTCCGCAGGCGCTGAAACGCATCAGCGAGCAATAA
- the rlmN gene encoding 23S rRNA (adenine(2503)-C(2))-methyltransferase RlmN: MPAPGELTFVAPRGAKKPPRHLADLTPAERKDVVAAIGEKPFRAKQLSQHYFARYAHEPEQWTDIPAGARAKLREELFPELMTVVRHLSTDQGTTRKTLWRLFDGTLVESVLMRYPDRVTMCISSQAGCGMNCPFCATGQAGLDRNLSTAEIVHQIVDGMRALRDGDVPGGPARLSNIVFMGMGEPLANYNRVVGSIRRLTDPEPDGLGLSQRGITVSTVGLVPAIHRFADEGFKCRLAISLHAPDDELRDTLVPVNTRWKVREVLDAGFEYSAKSGRRLSIEYALIRDINDQAWRGDRLGRLLKGRPVHVNLIPLNPTPGSKWTASRPEDEKAFVEAIAAHGVPVTVRDTRGQEIDGACGQLAATER; encoded by the coding sequence ATGCCTGCACCCGGAGAACTCACTTTCGTCGCCCCCCGCGGAGCCAAGAAGCCGCCGCGGCACCTTGCCGACCTCACTCCTGCCGAGCGCAAGGACGTCGTCGCTGCGATCGGCGAGAAGCCGTTTCGTGCCAAGCAGCTCTCGCAGCACTACTTCGCGCGGTACGCGCACGAGCCGGAGCAGTGGACCGACATCCCGGCCGGGGCGCGCGCCAAGCTGCGGGAGGAGCTGTTCCCGGAGCTGATGACGGTGGTGCGGCATCTGTCGACCGACCAGGGCACCACGCGCAAGACGCTGTGGCGGCTGTTCGACGGGACGCTCGTCGAGTCGGTGCTGATGCGTTATCCGGACCGGGTGACCATGTGCATCAGCTCCCAGGCGGGGTGCGGGATGAACTGCCCGTTCTGTGCCACGGGGCAGGCGGGGCTGGACCGGAATCTGTCGACCGCCGAGATCGTGCATCAGATCGTGGACGGGATGCGTGCGCTCCGGGACGGGGACGTACCCGGTGGGCCTGCCCGGCTTTCCAACATCGTCTTCATGGGGATGGGTGAGCCGCTCGCCAACTACAACCGGGTCGTGGGCTCCATTCGGCGGCTGACCGATCCGGAGCCGGACGGGCTCGGGCTGTCCCAGCGCGGGATCACCGTCTCGACCGTCGGTCTCGTCCCGGCCATCCACCGGTTCGCCGACGAGGGCTTCAAGTGCCGGCTCGCGATCTCGCTGCACGCGCCCGACGACGAGCTGCGCGACACCCTCGTACCCGTGAACACGCGGTGGAAGGTGCGCGAGGTGCTCGACGCCGGCTTCGAGTACTCCGCCAAGTCGGGCCGCAGGCTGTCCATCGAGTACGCGCTCATCCGCGACATCAACGACCAGGCCTGGCGTGGTGACCGGCTCGGGCGGCTGCTCAAGGGCAGGCCGGTGCATGTGAACCTGATCCCGCTGAACCCGACTCCGGGCTCCAAGTGGACCGCGTCGCGCCCCGAGGACGAGAAGGCGTTCGTCGAGGCCATCGCCGCGCATGGTGTGCCGGTGACGGTTCGGGACACCCGTGGTCAGGAGATCGACGGGGCGTGCGGGCAGCTCGCCGCGACCGAACGGTAG
- the pyrH gene encoding UMP kinase: MTTKAQKSDDGKVRGRYLLKLSGEAFSGGGGLGVDPDVVHKIAREIAAVVRDGAQVAVVIGGGNFFRGAELQQRGMDRARSDYMGMLGTVMNCLALQDFLEKEGIDSRVQTAITMGQVAEPYIPLRAVRHLEKGRVVIFGAGMGMPYFSTDTTAAQRALEIDAEALLMGKNGVDGVYDSDPKTNPDAVKFDSLGYGEVITRDLKVADATAVTLCRDNKLPILVFELLAEGNIARAVKGEKIGTLVGEQGGRG; encoded by the coding sequence ATGACCACCAAGGCCCAGAAGAGCGACGACGGCAAAGTACGCGGCCGGTACCTGCTGAAGCTGTCCGGAGAGGCCTTCTCCGGCGGCGGGGGCCTCGGCGTCGACCCCGACGTGGTGCACAAGATCGCCCGCGAGATCGCGGCCGTCGTGCGCGACGGTGCGCAGGTCGCGGTCGTCATCGGCGGCGGCAACTTCTTCCGCGGCGCCGAACTCCAGCAGCGCGGCATGGACCGGGCCCGCTCCGACTACATGGGCATGCTCGGCACCGTGATGAACTGCCTCGCCCTCCAGGACTTCCTGGAGAAGGAGGGCATCGACAGCCGGGTCCAGACCGCCATCACCATGGGCCAGGTCGCCGAGCCGTACATCCCGCTGCGCGCCGTACGGCACCTGGAGAAGGGCCGCGTGGTCATCTTCGGCGCCGGTATGGGCATGCCGTACTTCTCCACCGACACCACCGCCGCGCAGCGCGCCCTGGAGATCGACGCCGAGGCGCTGCTGATGGGTAAGAACGGCGTCGACGGGGTCTACGACTCCGACCCGAAGACGAACCCGGACGCCGTCAAGTTCGACTCCCTCGGCTACGGCGAGGTCATCACCCGCGACCTCAAGGTGGCCGACGCGACCGCCGTCACGCTGTGCCGCGACAACAAGCTCCCGATCCTCGTCTTCGAGCTTCTGGCGGAGGGCAATATCGCGCGCGCCGTCAAGGGTGAGAAGATCGGCACGCTTGTGGGTGAGCAGGGCGGTCGGGGCTGA